The proteins below are encoded in one region of Candidatus Binatia bacterium:
- the miaA gene encoding tRNA (adenosine(37)-N6)-dimethylallyltransferase MiaA → MKPKLVVILGPTGVGKSEVAVDIALKVDGEVVNADSQLVNRHMDIGTAKPAVSIRRKVPHHLIDIVDPDGEFNAALYRELALKAIQEISARGKKAIVCGGTGLYLRALIQGLFVGPGKNPEIRKRLEEEAEKKGLSVLYERLREVDPEATRWIHPNDRYRIIRAVEVFQITGKGISLWQKEHGFTDREFEVLKIGLNRERQELYDQINRRCDEMIARGLVEEVKGLVEKGYSLDLPALQSVGYRQIGLYLRGQLSLDEAVTLVKRDTRHLAKRQLTWFRSDKEIRWFRPEEEGILKAVDQFLHH, encoded by the coding sequence ATGAAGCCCAAACTCGTCGTCATTCTGGGTCCGACCGGCGTTGGCAAGAGCGAAGTCGCCGTTGATATCGCCTTAAAAGTAGACGGCGAAGTCGTCAACGCCGATTCACAGCTCGTCAATCGCCATATGGATATCGGCACGGCGAAGCCGGCCGTCTCTATAAGGCGGAAGGTTCCGCATCATCTCATCGACATCGTCGATCCCGACGGTGAGTTTAACGCGGCTCTTTATCGGGAATTGGCGCTGAAAGCGATTCAAGAGATTTCTGCGCGCGGGAAGAAAGCTATCGTCTGCGGCGGGACTGGTCTTTACCTGCGAGCGCTTATCCAGGGACTTTTTGTCGGCCCCGGCAAGAACCCGGAGATAAGAAAACGCTTGGAAGAAGAAGCCGAGAAAAAAGGATTGAGTGTGCTTTACGAGCGTTTGCGTGAAGTCGATCCCGAAGCTACCCGTTGGATTCACCCCAACGACCGCTACCGAATCATCCGGGCTGTCGAAGTTTTCCAGATAACGGGAAAGGGGATCAGCCTTTGGCAAAAGGAGCATGGCTTTACCGACCGCGAGTTCGAAGTTCTAAAGATCGGCCTCAACCGCGAGCGCCAAGAGCTGTACGATCAAATCAATCGGCGCTGCGACGAGATGATTGCTAGGGGACTCGTTGAAGAAGTCAAGGGGCTGGTGGAGAAGGGATACAGCTTGGACCTTCCGGCCCTCCAAAGCGTCGGCTACCGCCAGATCGGGCTTTATCTCCGTGGACAGTTAAGCCTCGATGAAGCCGTTACCCTCGTCAAGCGCGATACGCGCCATCTCGCCAAGCGGCAGCTCACCTGGTTCCGCTCGGACAAGGAGATTCGCTGGTTTCGTCCGGAGGAGGAGGGAATCCTGAAAGCTGTCGATCAATTTCTTCACCATTAG
- a CDS encoding endonuclease/exonuclease/phosphatase family protein, whose protein sequence is MAHTLCTFNVNNLFVRYRFGQKFPGDMGSKSLTPDPAFGYLPVYNPALFELFNETQRKLAVRALTDDGQSFPDIICLQEVESLIALRKFNEDKNLFNKRYRYALLIDSRDFRQIDVAILSKLPILSVRSNMEELDPDPPGGKKAFLFSRDCLEVVVALNKSGSRRLTLFINHLKSKFAMSAEERERGDALRERQAKKVLEIVHERFPGSKFDTELFAVVGDMNDEPLSKPVQPLVAGSGLVDPLKRIPKLEDRWTHWFRSANNVSQLDYILLSPALAAETAGKIPRIERRGISFSHILSDLKPGPKRSRFERKDNDPSPIPVDFRFPRFPEVNNEDYASDHCPVFLEIP, encoded by the coding sequence ATGGCGCATACGCTTTGCACGTTCAACGTGAACAATCTGTTCGTGAGGTACCGATTCGGCCAGAAGTTTCCCGGGGATATGGGCAGCAAGAGCCTTACGCCGGACCCGGCCTTCGGTTATCTGCCGGTGTACAATCCGGCACTGTTTGAACTCTTCAATGAGACGCAGCGCAAGCTCGCGGTTCGGGCGCTGACCGATGACGGGCAATCTTTTCCCGACATTATCTGTCTCCAGGAAGTGGAAAGCCTCATTGCTCTCAGAAAATTCAACGAAGACAAGAACCTGTTCAACAAACGTTATCGCTACGCGCTGCTGATCGACTCGCGCGACTTCCGGCAGATCGACGTGGCCATCCTCTCGAAGCTGCCGATCCTGTCGGTTCGCAGCAACATGGAAGAGCTCGACCCCGATCCACCTGGCGGGAAAAAGGCTTTTCTTTTCTCGCGAGATTGTCTGGAGGTCGTCGTGGCGCTCAACAAGAGCGGCTCGCGGAGGCTCACGCTGTTTATCAACCATTTGAAGTCGAAATTCGCGATGAGCGCGGAGGAGCGCGAGCGGGGCGATGCGCTGCGCGAGCGTCAGGCGAAAAAAGTGCTGGAAATCGTCCATGAACGGTTTCCGGGCTCGAAGTTCGACACGGAGCTGTTCGCGGTCGTCGGCGACATGAACGACGAGCCGCTGTCGAAGCCGGTCCAGCCGCTCGTTGCCGGATCGGGCTTGGTGGACCCGCTGAAGCGCATTCCAAAGCTCGAAGATCGCTGGACCCATTGGTTCCGGTCGGCGAATAATGTATCGCAGCTCGATTATATTTTGCTTTCGCCGGCTTTAGCCGCCGAGACTGCCGGAAAGATTCCTCGCATCGAGCGGCGCGGGATCAGCTTTTCTCACATCCTCTCCGACTTGAAGCCGGGACCGAAGCGCTCGCGCTTCGAGCGCAAGGATAACGATCCGAGCCCGATTCCCGTCGACTTTCGCTTCCCCCGCTTCCCCGAAGTGAACAACGAAGATTACGCCTCCGACCATTGCCCGGTGTTCCTGGAGATCCCGTAG